The genomic segment AATCTTTTAATGGTGCATGCTTTAATATTACTGATAGTTCTACTATTTTAAcacagatttcagccactgccctCTACTGGATATTTTATAAGCTGCATGTTTTGTTGtgctgtgttattttattttattttctgtttatctACTGTTTTGAGTTGTAGAACAGGACAAGGACAGAGATACATTTTGGGTGGTACTGGATGCATTTATTTTCTGTTCGTTTAAATCTTTGTAACAGGTGGTTGTTGTCCTTTTTCAAGCAACTCAAGACTGAGTGGctgagattaaaaagaaaaagaaaatgctggaTGCTCCTCTGGATGTACTCTAACACTTAGAGGCATCTCCCTTTTGATGGTGCCCCTGTGTTAAAAAAGCTGCCTTTCATGCAAGATGCAGAAATTACATGGGAAGAAGTCAAAATTCCTGTTTGGCATCTGCAGAGAGATCTGGATAGCAGTTATTCCTTTGCTGTGCTGCTAATGGGGTTAAAGGAAGGATTGAATACACTGGCTCATTTTAccatggacacacacacccctcccttaTGGTAGAGTTCAAGAAACCCTTACTTGACCACTGGGTGAACATGAAGCTATGTTATGTTGGGCATGTCACTCTCTCGGCTAGAAATCATTCATCACTGTTTTTGGTTTTGTGAAAAACCAGACAGGAGGGGGGCACCGATGTTGCCTTAAATTCTTAAGAAGAAAGctgagatataaatgtaacaaataaaactTAAAAGATAGTTCACTGGgtgaacataattttttttttagggccatgttttgttttagttttttccccatttaattttgtACAGGAAAGAGGAAGCGATAGCAGGATGGCATGATAtgtgtgtacagtggacccttgacttacagacggcttgacttacagactttttgagttacagacttctctagctgcaaaatttaggtttgacttgcagacttagatttgacttacagaccagaaaaaacccaaaatggtacaaaaacggcctgttacgggattaatcggttttcaatgcactgtaggtcaatggagacttgacctacagactttttgaattgagaaccgccttccaatacggattaagttctcaagtcaagaccccactgtataatatgTGTGTATaaaaagggcctttttggcagctgcccccagactatggaacaccatcccgaaggagattcgtctggcgccgacgttaaTGATGTTTTGgtgccagatcaaaaccttcctattccagaaggcttttaattgaaatagtatcaactgtgggtcctgatggcaatttttagagtatatattttaattgtattttaattgttttatctttttttctgtattttaattgttgtaagctgcccagagaccattgggtagtgtgggcagcatataagatacatacatacatacatacatacatacatacatacatacatacatacatacatacatactgtacatacatactgtacatacatactgtacatacatacatacatacatacatacatacatacatacatacatacatacattcattcattcattcattcattcattcattcattcattcattcattcattagaggCACCCACAGATCATTTTCTGAAATGGActgctttctgttttccttcccagGTTGGTTCCCCAAAGTGCACATGCGGCGTTTGATAAGGCTGCCCATTATTTTGGGATGAAGATTGTGCACATTCCCTTGACCAAAACGATGCAAGTGGATGTTAAGGTACCCATTCTTGTGTTTTGCAGACATCTAGCAGTAATCAAATAGTGGATATAATTATGGAACGTCATTTTGACAACAAGAAAATAAGTggttagaaaataattttcagcagtgtctttaaaaaatccttttgagtTCTGAAGACTGAGATGCAGAAAATCTTGAGTACCCAGTAATTTTCTCTTACATTTTCTAGGCAATGAAGAGGGCCATTTCTAAAAACACAGCTATGTTGGTCTGCTCAGCACCCCAGTTTCCACATGGGGTTATGGATCCAGTTGAGGAGGTAGCAAAGGTAACTTTCTTGGTTTTTCCCCCTTATGAAGTTTACTCAAGTAATTATAAACACTTGGCTTGCAGTCCTGGAGAGCACATATTTTTGAGATCCTCGTTGTTGGTTGCAAGAAGGAAAGCTCTGTAAGCACACAAGGTTTTTAGCTCCTTCTGTAGCCTATAAAAGGACAGCCCAGGAATATGGACACAGTCTCATCTCTTGTACTGCAGCAGATATTCAATAAATATGTGGCCTTAAGAAGAAAATGCGGAGTTCTGTGTTAATTTGCCTTGTCTACACAAGGGAAGATTTCTgagttgaaaaaaaaagtaattacaGTCTTTATTGGGGAAAGACGGTTTTGTACATTGGAACTGTTTGTTCTTGCTGTGATTTGGGTTTTGACTCTTGTgttctgtgccctcaagtcagaaccaacttatagggaccctaataggactttcaaggtaagtgggatatttaaggagtagttttcccagttccactcccccagtaagtttccatggccaagcagggatttgaacgtTGTTCTTCAGGGCCCTAGTCAGTCACTATCAACTACAACAagggtccccaactcccggtccatgacctggtgccggtccatggacTTTgcaggaccgggccgcggagacagatcttctGCCCCCCCTTGCATGGTGGGTGTGGTGCCGTCACGCACATGCGTGGCTGAGCAGTTGCATTCGCAGGTGGGCGTGACGCGTTTGTGGGTGGGCGTGGTGCACTCACGTGCCCCACTCACCTGCAAGCGTGCCACGCCCATGCGCACGAGCATGCCACACCCATCCAAGAATGTGCCATGCCCATCCGCGAATGTGTcacacccacctgtgagcacGGGGGTGCTCCTGCCCCCCCGCGCACAGGccacccccccaaccagtccgcagttctgaaaagattggggacccctgcactataACATACTGGGAATCCTGTGTTGACTAACTCCCTGCCAAAATCGTTATGCCCCCATAGGGTTGCAGTTGAGCCAATGAGGCCTGGAACCAGCTATGGTAGGGCGTTCTGTGCCCAACGCAGAACAAAGAATGTTATAATTTATGATTGTCTCTTAGAAATAAATTTCGAAAAGATATGCAGGTTTCTGTTTGGGCGCACAGATGTATACGTTAAATGTATTCTCACCTCCTCCTGCTGTCATTCTCTGGCACTGATCTAGGAATTTGAGAGGCCTTAATTGTCATGTCAGATTGGTCCTGCCCAAGGCATGGATGTCATTAGGCGATAGCCTGGAAGAAGTCCTGGACTGGATCTATTTCATCTCCAAGGAGCGCTGCAGAAGCCCTAGAGGCTGTGCCTGTCAGTGTAGACCTGGGGTGTAGAGTGGAGTGTGAGGGAGAAGGGTGGCCCACAGAGAGGTAGAATCCATCTTGTGGAGAATCCTGGGTCATCTGTTCCTCCACCCCTTCCCCCAGCCCGTCCCCCTGTAGGTCAGGGAAAGGCAGGGTGATGGTGGAGAAATTCCTGTTGTTACCCACTTCTGGTCAGAAGAGAGACAACTGCCCAAACTTTACTGCtttcagtgtttgtttttaatgtcacTTGGCCCATAAGTGTTGTGGTGGAGAATCTGACATTCTCCATTTTTGTTCCCATCCCTTTTGCAGACAAGGCAGAACAAACTAATTCAGTTCAGCTTGGCATAAGGAAGTTTCTGATGTTCCATGCTAGTTTAAGTGTCCTCTAGCTGGACTATTGTATCTGGGAAATCCGTACATTAGGTTGCAGAAGGAGTGGTCTGGACTTTGCCAACAAAAGAAGGGAAATCCTTGAATATTTTCTTATAAGCCTGTTCTGGACTTGAAGCAGCCCATTATTGACGTACAACTTCTAGTTGACCTCAATAATATTTTAGTGCATGAGTGTTTAGAATTTACAGAGAAAAAGATGTAAAAAGCATGACCAACTTGGGTGGAACTTCTTCACTTGTAGCCCACAGTTAGAGATGATGGATTTCAAAAAACATTGATGGATTGTTTTTATGGGAGAATGCTTGGATGTTTCCACAGATGAAATCCAAAGTATGTTTGATGGTTTGAAACTCAGACTCTGCAAGTGGTGCTTTGATTTAGCTTAAGAAATTAAACAAGTTTATTTCTTCTCTTGACATAGCTGGCAGTGAAATACAATATTCCCTTCCACGTTGATGCCTGTCTAGGAGGCTTTCTTACCGTCTTTATGGAGAAAGCAGGGTTCCCTCTCCAACACCCGTTTGATTTCCAAGTGAAGGGTGtcacaagcatttctgcagaTACCCACAAGGTGAGTTGAAACAAATCTGTTTGGCACTTTGAATTTATGCACTCTCTAAGCTGGACCAGATATGTCGCTTTCTTTAATTCTGCTTCCAGGCAAGATCTCTTTGTGCTAATTCTCTGTAAAATATGGAAACAGTACATGGTGTTATAATTAAACCTGCAACCCCAGATATTGTGATTGGCATTGAGAAAACTATAATCCTCAACCTGTGTACTTCAAAGCGGACATCAGGGAAATGGCTGGGAACAGATTCGGAATGAACATGTTTAGGATCAGTGTATAAGGATAAAGATAGGTAGTTCATAGTAGATTTTCCCATGAAACTAATAGTACAAGAAGGAAGGGAATGGGCATGAATAGAAACACTGCTTGCATTCTCTTTCAGAGGTTAGATTGTTTGGCACTGGGGAGTGTATGTGATCTTCCATCCTTTGAGCAAGTTGACATCTGTGAATTTGATACACATTCTCTCTTTGAAAGAGAAATTCTGAACATCAACAGTTTGAAGGCTCTGTAACCAATGTGATGTTTCAGTCTTTGAGTGTGGAATTAGTCATTTGGCAGTTCTGCCTAGTGGCTCCCAGTTGATGAGGTTTGAACCCATCGGTCAAATTCATCCTTCACAGGACTTGGGGGGTGGAAGGGGTTGATACAAACAACTATGTTGATCCTGCAGCTCCaatgccttcctcctcctttgcagtaCGGCTACGCTCCAAAGGGCTCCTCTGTGATATTGTACAGGGACACGAAATATCGCCAGTACCAGTTCTTTATTGCTCCTGATTGGCAAGGAGGGATCTATGCCTCCCCTACCATAGCTGGTTCCAGGCCTGGTGGACTTATTGCAGCCTGTTGGGCCACAATGATACACATGGGAGAAGATGGTTATGTCGAGGCCACTCGGAAAATAATTTCAACAGCACGGTTCCTGGAATCAGGGTATGTAGCAGATTTCAACTTTTGTCCTGTTAAATTCTTCCCTTTCCTGTCCCAGGACTGTCCCTTtcagaacaataaacaaaagtACAAAAATATGTTATGAGGAAGTAAAAagctggtgtggtgtagtggtcagAGTATTGGATTGGGATTTAGGAGATAAGATTAGTAGCAGAATGATACCCTAATGTCTTCTACAGTCAACACTGGAATTGTATTACCTCAGAAGGCTGCATTTACAGCACATCATAGTGCCCCAAATTGGCCACCACTGAATTATGGAAGACTCcattctcccttttcttcagaAAGAACCAATGCAGTATGAATTCTGAACCTGTATGTTTGTTCACCATCTTGGATCTTTGtagcagttttttttcccttcttcctagGGGGAAGTCCTGATCTACCCATTGtcagaaataaatgtatttaggGTCCATGCACATTCTGCCTTTTGCCACTATAAAGAGAAAGGATGAAACATATTTCCAAACCTTTTATCTTTTTAAGGCTGCGGGAAATTGACAACATCTTCCTCTTTGGGAAACCTGAAGTATCGGTTCTTGCTTTGGGGTCTGACATATTTGACATATATCGGTTGTCAAATCTACTGATATCTAGAGGATGGAACCTGAATGTTTTGCAGTTCCCACCAAGGTGAGTTCACTAGGATGCTGGGCATAGCTGGAGGACTAAAACAATGGCTTGTGTCATCCATGTGGTCCGGTGTCCTGCTTCTCACGGAGCTAAGCAGATGTCTATGTCCGAAACCTACAACTGGGATGTGAGGGTAgttgtcattttctgtttttccagcAACTGATGTTAATAAGCCATGAGACTTGTGATCTTTGAGGGTAGTAGATAGGCAGCATGGTTAATAGCCATTGAAGAACTGATGGACAGCTCaatgatttaggcatctggctttggagccaagatttggggagtttgattccccattgtgcctttttgacaagggctggacttgatgatccatagggtcccatccacctctgcagttctaagataatggtgATGATGCTAATGATAATACAGTAATCGTATCCTCCTTGTATTTATCCAGTCCCTTTCTGAAGCTATCCAAGTTTTGGGGCAGGATTACAGTTTAATAATCATTTTAATTATGCACTATATGAAGATTACTTCCATTTCTGTATTCTGAAGCTTACACTGTAATAGCAAAAGTAAACCCCAATTTATGCATTTTAGTTAAGTTGTGGTGACTTGTGTTGACAGAAAAGAAAGTTAATCCTCAGTGTAACATTTGTTGCATATGAAATCATTGTATAAACTAAGCAACAATGACTAGGAGATGTAAATGTGTTTTATATGAAATAATGTTATCTCCAAACAGGCACAGGAAGTGTTTGATTGAAATTCTTTCAAAGAAGTTACTTTCTAAAGTCAGGATTGTcaagtttgctttttttaaaaaaatgatgatgatgtagcACAAAACTAGAACTTCAAAGCAGCATATTACAAGTACTGGCACTACCTATAACACATTACTTTGGGGGATAAGAAGGGCACCATTTTATTTTTGGTAAAGAAATAGAATAGCTGGtaagattactttttaaaaatgcaaccttTTTTGCTACTTGTAAAAGATAATTTGGGGGAATTTTAGTTACTTTGTTTGGCATACtttcaaataggaaaaaaagtgtTAGCAATGTGGCACTCTTTAAATAATGAGCAACGTGTCACCCCACCCCTGGAAAGGCAGACTTGTGTtaatgtgttactttttaaaaataacggTACAGATTCTGCATTGAGCACCTGTATGGTGTCAACACAAGTGTCAGAGATGAGAATGAGTTTTCACACATGGTTGTAGATGTATCACAAATGCATTAATTTGTGCTGGAACATAGCAAGTTTTTTTAAGGTGGAATTTGTGAACAGCGCACATTCTGGCACTGTTTGCTttgttcttctgccttttttgtaTTCTGCTAAACCCAGTTGCCTCACAGCTGTGAGCTGTCCTTAGGCAGCTCTTTCTCAGAACCAGGTAATGTCCTATTGCTGCCAGGAAAACATTTCATAAGCTTAATTTCATAAGCCAACCAACTAGGATGGCTTCTCAGTGGCTCCATCAGTACTTATCTCACACCCTATTTCTGCAGTAAATAAATTGGCATGCAAAAAATTAAGTGAGGTATTCAGTGGAGTGAGGTCTGCAACTGCTGCAACAAAGACTGTAGTTGTGccacatttttcaaaaacattttggaaGTACAGCCGGCTCaaaaggattctggaaattgtagttttATGAGAGTGGGCTCGGTATTTCCAGCACCAGCAGAACCATTTCACAAAATTCTTCCAAACTCATTAAATAGCTTTGTGGGATATAGTTTCACCACTGTGTGTTGGCAGTAAATGTCATGAAGCGTGCTtgtggaaataataaataaatagcccagaATCCTTTTGTTCCAAACCTTGTGCAAAATGACCCTTTCTGCATGAAGGATCTCTTTCGCTGCCTCTTGtgcttgaggtgtgtgtgtgtgtcaggattCACAAACCGCTTGTGCAAATGAACAGGGCAGTCTCCAGGGTATGCAGAGATTGCACTGAATGCTGTGCCAGTGGAGAAATTATGCTCCCTGACTGGCAAAAGGATTACTAGCTGATAACTTTAAAAGGATTAACAAATATGGATCACAGGGAAGCCTAGGACTCTTGGCAGTGGCTGGGTGGGGAataagaaacttttaattaacaaaatacagcTAATGACATAATTGGGCTTATGCAGCATCATTTcctgttactggatttcagccactgtgtgggTAACATGTTAAGATTAAATCAGCTGACTTAATaataaacagaagaagaaatacttcctctacagcaggggtgtcaaactcaaattcatcgggggccgcatcagcagtttggtccccatcaaagggccggttgtatctgtactgatggccttgcaaggaccccatccgacttggtgggaaaaggaaggaagagaaagtgtgtgtgtgtgtgtgaaggaagagaaagtgcctctgtgtgtgtgtgtgtgagaaagagagatacaggaagagaacgtgtgtgtgtgtgtgtgtgtgtgtgtgtgtgtgtgtgtgtgtgtgtgtgtgtgtgtgtgtgaaggaagagaaaatgcctgtgtgtgtgtgtgtgtgagaaagagagatacaggaagagaccgtgtgtgtgtgtgtgtgtgtgtgtgtgtgtgtgtgtgtgtgtgtgtgtgtgtgagagagagagagagagagaaggaagagaaagtgccggggtctctgtgtgtgtgtgtgtttctgtgtgtgagagagatacaggaaggaagagaacgtgtgtgtttgtgtgtgtgtgtgtgaaggaagagaaagtgccgggttctgtgtgtgtgagacagaaagagagagagagagttacaggaaggaagagaatgcgtatgtgtgtgtgaaggaagggaaagtgccggggtctctctgtgtgtgtgtgtgtgtgtgtgtgtgtgtgtgtgtgtgtgtgtgtgtgtgtgtgtgtgtgtgtgtgtgtgtgtgtgtgagagagagagagagagagagagagagagagttatttagtatatgcaactctgcttggatctcgcaaaaaaaacgcattcttcggtcctttcaaatcctcaggcattccaatcgagcaagagagaacggaacgtcagggaagggaagggaagggagcaaccagccagccctccctcccttctctccgcggctgggtcgaatggccgcctccgacgttacccaaccgggccggcgcatcgctccgcgttccctcttctctccctctcctcagggccgcgctggccgctgcctcccatgttcccccagcatctcctccctccgctTCGGAGCctggccaggaactcccaccgctccccttcccttcccttcccctcgggggcgacagaggcggcgcggagccccctcctcgcgcggccttgggaacggctctcgcctcaggccgagagcgagcgaagaacaggcacgggagggagggagggagggggagcggggggcggagggagaggaaaggagtgacagcgccacagccaatcggaaggaggacgtagccttgttaacttgagccattttttcaatgaatttactccgtgcaggcacggagtaaattcattgaaaaaaaagggggggggaggctgcaaggctggcggcggctccgcgggccatcagtcgaggtctggggggccggatatggcccgcgggccttgcttttgacacctgtgctCTACAGACTTCTCCAGCTCCATTGCTTGGGCTATGTAAGAAAGCCTTGATGTTCTCCATGTCTTAGAAAGCCTGATGGGTCACCTCTGCCTCCCAGGTTCTGTCATAAAGTAGGCAGTGCTGTTTTGTTGTGCCCTCCTGTCTGACTAGTATAGTGTCTGACTGGGTAGGCATCATAGCAGGAAGACACTGGGTAGACCAAAGCTTCAGCAGAGCAATAATGCCCTTCGTTTTCTTTCCTCTGAACTGCCAGGCAATATAGTTGCCACGTCCTTCCATGTACCTCAGCATTTTTGTTCATGCCTATTCATTTGAATAATTCAAGTTCTTTTTGGGGCTCCACtttttctgtcttcctgtaaTTCTCTTCCTGCTTGATTTCCTGCTCCAGCATAGGGCATATGGATTAATTGTATCACTATGAATATACTTAATTCCTCCTTCTTTTTACACATACATACCTACTTGTAGTTCTCACTGCATTGTATAGCTAAAACCATTTGCTACACTGCCCCATATTGTTCCCATTGGAACTCCAAAGGGGATGATGGCGGTGCTTAATAAGCTGGCTTCTCCACCCCAGCCACCAGAAAAAGTAGCTGACATTATAGGTACAAACGAGAATTTTGTTGCAATGGAAGAAAAAAAGTCACATTGTAGCCTCTTATATTTCAGTGTTAGAATGTGGAAGGCACCATTACAGAACATGGATATTTCACTGTAGGTGGAAGAGCTTGTAAGAAATAGCTTCTTCCTCAGGAGTGGCTTAAGTAATTGAACAAGTGGGAGAAAAAAAGCATAGCCGGTACTTAACTGTTACATTCACACATATTAACAGCTAGAACCAATCTGTACTTGAAAGCAACATAATTAGTGTATTCCATAAGCAAGTTCGACATATAAGTAGTGGAGAAAAACAAGATACTTATTTTCCCAGGGGTTTTCAAGAAGGAAATTACATGCAAATTGCGCCaattgaatcagttgggatttcATGAGCCAATTCCTCCATAAACACTAatgggctactctagttgtgacttactttggcATAGTGAATTGCAGTTAGTCCAATTTGAATCAAATGGAGTTAATTCACTCCCAGAGctgacacaccaaatccccattgattcaatggagctattctagtgcaacttactatgttaagtaacaggatttgggccactgttaTTAAACAAGTGGTTGTGCCTTATTGTGGAGAAAACCGGTGTATGATCTTCTACCATCTCTTTCCTAGCATTCATATTTGCTTAACACTACTGCACACAAAGCCTGGAGTGGCACAACTTCTGTTGAAGGATATTAGAGAGTGTGTCGATGAGATCATGAAGGACCCCAAAGCCAAAACCACTGGCATGGTAAGGAGACCAGTGTTTTCATTGAgataattgaattgaatttatgaGATCTGGTGTCAGGAGTGAGCTGGATGAAAGCAATTGAAGGTTCAGACTCCTTTATCCGAGCACTTATCTTGCAAGGAAACCATAACAAAGCCCACATAAGAAACATGATTAAAATAATGTACAGATTTAAAGGCAGAAAGGCTGCAGTTAAGGGGAGGCCTGCATGCATGAGCTGTAATAAGATACTCCAAAGTCTTAATTTAAATCCGTAAGGCATTGGTATCTATATGCCACAAACCCAAATGTTGAAAAGCTTGCAGAGTACTTGCAAAATCCAGGGGTATTGCGGGGGGTACTCCTACATACACACTTATACCTGGATGCCTCTTGTTTCTGCCTAGCTGAAGATTGTGCAGCAATGAAACCCATTGCTGAAGATGTCTGACAGCTATCTTAGTTAATTCTGCATtatactattatttattttatttaaatcctATTTAAATTATTGGCTCTGTGCGGAGGTGTGCTCTaaattctccaggcagcatggttGCTGGCCATGCCACCTGGTAGATTCTGGGGGGAGTTGTCCAAGATCACCAGTCTACAGATTCTGCCCTCTGTTACGTGGGACAGCCATTTAGTACTGTTCAGAAACTGGACATGGTTCAAAATGTTGCCACGGGGCTATAGAGCCAATGCTAATTAATTATAGGGGAGCATGTGATTCCAATCTTACCACAGTGGCTGCATTTAGCTCCTTTATAGCATGGGATCAGGCTGCCAGAAGGATTTACTTCTTCTGTCTGAGCCTCCCTGGGTGGTGAAATTTAGCCGGGGCCTTCTCTTTCTTACAGCAAAACATGGTTGTGTGTTTGGCAGGAGCTTAAGAGTGTTCTTCGTGACCCAGATTTGTACATTCAATAGTAAAGGATGCTCATCTAGCCCCTTGTTAATGGCCTTTCATCAGCAGTCAAGTCCCTTTTTATTTAAAGAGGCACTTAAGTCTTCAATCTGGTCCACTTTTCTCTATCATTCTGTGCTTTCATctgcaatagattttttttaacttaatcaTATTTTATCTGTTTGTTATGTTCTTAGCAttttatgtttgatttttttaataatgTACTGGATTTTATTGTTAGTGGCTTCTAGATGTTTTCAGTGCCAAGGAAAGAAATGGTTTAAATGTAGcaaatgcatttggaaaaaaaatgtttaaaagcttGGGATTGAAAATGCACTCCTATTTATTAGTCTTCATGTTTTTCTTGTGTTTGAATTTCTAGGGTGCTATCTACGGCATGGCACAAGCTATACCTGACAGGAACATGATTTCAGAGATTGCCGGTGCTTACTTGGACTGCCTTTACAGCACAGATGTTCCTCCTCCAGCTGATGCACACATGAATGGTTCTTTGGGCCATCAATAATTCTGAAGCCATTTGTGCCTTTACTGCTGGGTGGCATAGTAAAGATTTCTAGGGGAAGACAAACATCATCCTGCAGGTGCAGGTCACGTGGCAGCTTGATCATCTCTTTCAtagcccctctccccccccccctttatggtGGACACAGGCTTCCCAAACTTTCCTGGGCAATTTATATCTGTATATTCTCACAAgtcatctctctcttttaaaactaTCTGTATTCCTTTACATGCTAGCTCACTGATGCTGGTAACCCTCAAAGGGATAGCCATACTCATGCCAACACAAGTCTATCCCATCAGCCTTTGTGCTCAGGTGTTGGAAATCTATTAATTCCTTACTTTTGCTTCGTTGACACGTTTTTTGTGTCAGACAGCAAGCCTTTCAAGACATTTGGCTACTAACACTCTCCCCAGATTTTGGGGTAAAAACTGGAAGTGTGTGGTCTGGGGTTTGGACCGTTGGATCATTCCAAACAGATGAGGGGAAGGAGGCTTGAGGAAGACTATTGCTTTATTTCCCGTGTCCACCATATTGTATTCTTactgctttccttttctccctgaaaTTCTTAAAATGCCACCCACCATCTTTGCGAGTTGTATGTATCCTGTGGAGGCACTGAGGGCAAAATAGTTCTTCCATTTGCTCCAGCTTCGGAAGCTGCACTCTGACAACAGAGTTAGAGAGGTACTGGCGATTCTTGGGTTCTGGCACCAGAATTGGCGAAGACACCCAGATACTCAAGTTGCTTCACTTATTGACCATGCAATTTGTCTTGAGTGCTTTTACAGAAGTGTGGCGCCAACATTAAGTTTCAAAATGTACTTGTGACCGAAAAGGGATATCTCTGCCCCGGTTTTATCTCTTCTGCTACTTTGACTGTAAGGCACATTGTTGAGTGGGAGCTTGTAGATTTGTCTTAACACTCAGAGCATTCCTCCTGGGAAGCCAGAAAAGTGGGCAGAAGACTCTATTGGTTAACAGGTCCTTAGCTCTCCAGCAGGACTACACTGAAAATGACCTCATTGGAAAAGCAGCCTCAGGGTATAATACATTCCACCTTCAATGTGTCATGTTGTCTGAGCCAAGTGTATTTTAGCAGAGAACACAGCCCTTTAGAACTGTGACATGGCTAGCCTGTGTTGCCCAGTGGAGTGTTCTTAATTGTGTACTGACTCTATCTTATGGTTCAGATTGCTTCTAGAATATAGCGGTTGTTCCTGATTGAAATTCCTGTGACTTAAGGGCAGACACCACTAGCTTATTCCAAGGCATGAGGATGTGCCATGGAATA from the Pogona vitticeps strain Pit_001003342236 chromosome 3, PviZW2.1, whole genome shotgun sequence genome contains:
- the SGPL1 gene encoding sphingosine-1-phosphate lyase 1, giving the protein MDALAVYKEILLQYLNTIRNAVNEKCAEVEPWQLITSTVAATLLVMWLHMFLFQSESLTSRCKKRFFRVLRKLPVIGTMIQNQMNKTLEDMASGLSFLKDKKGYIKTLPAKGLSQPEVLKMMKEYSTMGDIHWEDGKVSGTVYSGEENITNLLVKVYEEFAWTNPLHPDVFPGLRKMEAEVVRMACSLFHGGPSSCGTMTSGGTESILLACKAYRSMAYEKGINCPEMLVPQSAHAAFDKAAHYFGMKIVHIPLTKTMQVDVKAMKRAISKNTAMLVCSAPQFPHGVMDPVEEVAKLAVKYNIPFHVDACLGGFLTVFMEKAGFPLQHPFDFQVKGVTSISADTHKYGYAPKGSSVILYRDTKYRQYQFFIAPDWQGGIYASPTIAGSRPGGLIAACWATMIHMGEDGYVEATRKIISTARFLESGLREIDNIFLFGKPEVSVLALGSDIFDIYRLSNLLISRGWNLNVLQFPPSIHICLTLLHTKPGVAQLLLKDIRECVDEIMKDPKAKTTGMGAIYGMAQAIPDRNMISEIAGAYLDCLYSTDVPPPADAHMNGSLGHQ